One window from the genome of Rufibacter tibetensis encodes:
- a CDS encoding pseudouridine synthase: MQYFLLNKPFEVITQFTDEAGRSTLKDFVPVPNVYPVGRLDYDSEGLVLLTDDKQLQHRLSDPKFKVEKTYWVQVEGVPSDDALDQLEKGVLLQGKKTTPAKARLLEEVILWERSKPIRFRANIPTSWVEIKISQGMNRQVRKMTAAVGHPTLRLVRVAVGTLKLDSLQPGDFRALTGEEVKQLKGLAKPMNTFQRPYKKR, from the coding sequence ATCACCCAGTTCACAGACGAAGCCGGACGAAGCACCTTAAAAGATTTCGTGCCTGTTCCCAACGTGTACCCCGTGGGCCGGTTAGACTATGATAGCGAAGGACTGGTACTACTCACTGATGACAAGCAACTGCAGCACCGTCTTTCCGATCCCAAGTTCAAGGTGGAGAAAACCTATTGGGTGCAGGTAGAAGGTGTTCCCTCTGATGACGCACTAGACCAATTGGAAAAGGGCGTGCTGCTTCAGGGCAAAAAAACCACTCCGGCCAAAGCCAGGCTGTTGGAAGAAGTAATCCTCTGGGAACGTTCCAAGCCCATCCGGTTCCGGGCCAACATTCCTACCTCCTGGGTTGAAATCAAAATAAGCCAAGGCATGAACCGCCAGGTGCGCAAGATGACAGCGGCAGTGGGACACCCTACGTTGCGGCTGGTTCGCGTGGCGGTTGGCACTTTGAAATTGGATTCTTTACAGCCCGGTGACTTCAGGGCGCTTACAGGTGAAGAGGTTAAACAGCTGAAAGGACTAGCTAAACCCATGAACACTTTTCAGCGGCCTTACAAAAAACGCTAA